The window TCCTTATTATCCCTTTAAGGAGATGAACGCTGAAACAGGATAGGATCCTGAAATGATGAGATCAAGACTCATCACGTCCCTCAGGAGCCGCGGCTCCGCCGAACAAATGTTTTCAACTGCACTGCAGGGCGGCCAATCAGTCCCgaagttttatatttatttttcggTGTCTGCTTCCCCCCCCAGTGCTCCCTCCAGTTCTGGTTCCACGCCACAGCGAGTTCAACCCCCAGCACAGCCTGCTGGTGCAGTTCCGTAACCTGAGCCACAATGAGCCGCACATGCCACTCAATGCCACCTTCCCAGAGTCCTTCCAGCAGCAGCACGGCGGAGGCGGGGGCAGCGGCTCCTTCCCCATCTCTCCCAGTTCTCCCTACCCGCCGTCGCCCACCAGCAGTGGCACCTACCCCAGCTCCCCTGCCAGTTCGGGGCCCTCAAGCCCCTTTCAGCTTCCaggtaaaaaattattattattattatttccctgCTCTTGTATTCTTTCACTGGTCATGTTCACAGAGGCCGTTGTCCGTTTTTTAGATTTCGGACCGTGCTGATGTGTTGTCTGACACAATCGCAATGCTTGCCAAGCCGCAGGCCAGTCAGACTGAATGCTGGTTGGCGGGTCTTCGGCAGCCAAGGCCGAGCTCACACCCACTCTGTATTGCGTAGATCTGCTGATGCACGCACTGCAGCGCGAGTTCAGCCGGCCGTGAGGGAAGCTGATGTTTCATAGTGCTCTGCATAAAGACTAAAGCGCCGCTTTATTCTGCTGATTTGAGTCGTGCGTCATTTTATCAGCCACGCTCCTATCAGACTTGGAAGAGGGCATACAGACATCTGTTCTGCATCTGTTTTTCGTTTTATGGAACGTAGAGAGCACATCTAATGACTTGCTGTAATACAGAATTCATCTGTTCTATAGAGCAAACGTTCTTCCGTGGTAGATGCACAGAAgcaggatttttatttttattttttattgttccacATCGGGAGAGGCTGTCATTAGTGTAATGGGTTATTTCAAGTGAAGTTCTCGAGGGTCTGCGCTGAGCTGGGTGTTTGATGTCAGGGACTGGTGTAATCTGACACTAAAAGCTTTCCATAAGCCGCGGGGTGGTGCAGCTTCCGGTAATGATCCGTCGTAAGCCTCTGCTCATGGGAATTGGCAGTGTCAATTTTTCTCTGCAGTGCTCTCACTCACACTTCTTTTATTGCTTCCCTCTTCAGCTGATACCCCGCCCCCTGCCTACATGCCCCCTGAAGAGCAGATAGGTCAAGATGGCTCCCAGTCGATGGAGACGGGCAACAGCATGGTACCTCAGAATATGCCCAGAGGAGGTAAGGCCCACTCAACCTACTCTGCACCACCAATCAGGTTCCCCGTCACCCAGTCAGAGCTCCGCTGGTTGTATTTTATTGAAGCTTGAGGTGCAGTATGTAACGTGCAGGTAGGCTTCAGATTTCATCACTTAATTTCCGGCAGACTATGACAaatttcaacaggcattgcaccgggcagcccctcccccagctACCTGAAGGACCCAATATTTACGAGAGATATGCGCTTTAAACATGGCAGCAGGCGAAAGCAACTCCAACGTTAGTTCCGCAGAACCAAGCTTGcaagaaaatgtcaaaaacagGAGCGCTTCCAATATCAATCAATATAAACCAGATGAACGGGGAAAACCAAAAGATGGAGATAAGCGCAtttgcaagaagtgcttcaaagtTGTCACTATCAAAGTGAGCAGCAGGACCAGTTTagcaaagcattttaaacatcACGCCGAATTATACGTGGAGTTTCGAGAGGAGAGTAAAGTTGTTAAAtagaaatatgaatattttaattgactgtcgaaaaaaaactgttgatagTAAGACCCTGACAAGAGTCTTCGCTTCACTCTGCATTTTATGCTTCGCTTCACTCTGCATTTTCGCTTCACTCTGCATTGAATGTAAATTCACAACACgcacatatatttttcatttctgcagcATGAGAAGCAGAGTTTTGGCTCAAaggttaaaatacatttcttttattgATTGGTTTTCATGAATTTATTCAAGTTCTTTGGCTATATGTGGTGTTctaactttattaaaaaattatctaaaatattgtttattcTCACCATGATactaaaacatgaataaataatcaaaaataAAGCCATAGGGTACCACAGTATTGGTACCAAGTTTTAAATTTCTGTATTGTGACAAGCCTGGTGTGCAGTACATGTCATTTAAACAGGAGAAAAGCAGTAGTCATGGACACAGTGGTGATTTTTAGACATTAGTAATCATTAATCCGAGTTAACATTGGAGATCCATAGGCATGGATCTCTTTTCATGACTCACTTCTGACCGAGGAGCGTGGTGGTGTCTGAAGTGGCTGTTATTGACTAGTTGAGAAGAGCAGAACATGCACCAGAGAACACCATGATATTATTAAACAGATTATTAATCTATTTGTCTGCTGGAGAAATTCCATAAACGATGTATGAACCAGATAGGACTTCTGATTGCAGGGTAGTTTGTGTTGGTTTATAACAATGTTTGCGGAAAGTCCTTTATCAGATATTCTGCATTTTGTAGTCTCAAAAAATCTGtacaaataaatcagatttcaTTAAGTAAAAGTCCTGGTCCTACGAAAAACATCTAGTTTTTCACCCTACAGACATGCAGCCAGTGGAGTATGAAGAGCCGGTCCACTGGTGCTCCATTGTGTACTACGAGCTGAACAACCGTGTGGGTGAGGCCTACCACGCCTCCTCCACCAGTGTGCTGGTGGATGGCTTCACTGACCCCTCCAACAACAAGAACCGCTTCTGCTTGGGCCTGCTGTCCAACGTCAACCGCAACTCCACCATCGAGAACACCCGGCGTCACATTGGCAAAGGTAGGTTCCTGGTTCTCTGCAGTTGGTTGCCTGAAAAGCAGATTTGTATGATCTCTGAACCATAGAGATCCCATAgttctttacacacacacactgatctgcTTTATTGATTTACTATTGATTAGTAAAGCCTCGCCCACACATACGTTTGACCTGAAGCAAGAGAACATTGAATGCAGaatttatttaaaggtcccttatgaacatttttttgcttagtgttcccctaatactgttTCTGAAGTATCTttcctgaaattcagccttggtgcagaattacagccactttgagccagtcccacaatgagatttcccccaggacacgccgtttcggtgtctgtagccaATAAGGatgagagaggcaggacgaggaggagagcgtcctatagaagtgagcgggcattcgcagaaatgagaaTCAAAACCATTCACTGACCACAATGTTTTCCACAAACAGGTAGTTGTGTCagtgttttttccagaaaaacgAATTAAATGAACGCCTAAATGTTTTAGGGTAGGGGTGGGAAAGCATGAGAAACTCGAGGTAACTTTTCCCCCTATGACTGCATAAGGgaagaaattccagatccgaccatctgagctgccactctctgaactgTGAAGCAGAACAgccaaagcgctctttacacctatcgccagttctagccactgcaggactatagacaggcaAGGCGAACTTGCATTAATGGTAAATAAATGATTGTAGGGGAACCTTTAATGCTGGTGATGAACACCTGTGTATGGACACttagatttgctccaatgagcagaaaaatggttgTTCAGTCCGCACACTCCTGACTCCACAAATGGCTgaaaaacacctggttcagacgtccgaactgtggcctgtactgtcaTTTCACTGGCTTATTTGAGAACcttgtgaagtgatgtgatgtagaaaaatgtgtaatcgaatcgtgagaccagtgaaggctcACATCTCTAGTCTTTTGCAAAATATTGAATAATGCTGGCACATGACTCAAATCTGTATGGAAAATAACATATATttggatatatgtgtgtgtgtgtgtgtgtcctaatTTGGATTATTTACTACAAGAGAGACAAAGCAGAATCCTTAAATGGTGATGAGGAAACCAGATCATTGTAGGTCAGGATGCACCTTGACTGCATTTAAAACTGTTTGTTGTATCCTGCAACTGTTCACTGCTGGATCACCGTTTTCCAAATATAAATAATCAGGAGAGATGGgcttgtggggggggggggggggggggggggggactattttttttttttgtgtgtgtgtattcacctAGGCTTTTGTTTTGTGCAGGAGTCCACCTGTATTATGTTGGAGGAGAGGTTTATGCCGAGTGCCTGAGTGACACCAGCATTTTTGTCCAGAGTCGGAACTGCAACTACCACCACGGTTTTCACCCGACCACGGTCTGCAAGATCCCAAGTGGCTGCAGCCTCAAGATCTTCAACAATCAGGAGTTTGCTCAGCTGCTGGCGCAGTCTGTCAATCATGGTTTTGAGGCTGTGTACGAGCTCACAAAGATGTGCACCATCCGCATGAGTTTTGTTAAGGTgcgcaaaatgtattttttttttatgagataaTAGATGGTTGCATTTTGTACGTGACCCAAAAATTTTATGGTTTATTGCCGTAACATAATACGGTTCAGTAGGTAGTGCACAGTGCCTTTTGTGTGTAGTTTCTAAACTACACACAATCCATGCATTTTAAGTTGACATTTTTACATAGCCTTTGGGAAGTGACAAATCCAGCCACTTTTGTGCTCTTGAGGTTTTGTGCTCACTTGTACCATAAAATCAGGCCACAAACCAGCCTCTATTAAACAGTCCAGTTTAATCTTTGTTTGTTgtaaattagaatttttattCTACCGTTCAgacattgtattttattttaaatagtgcCATATAATGATTGTTAActctgttctcctcctcctcatagGGCTGGGGAGCAGAGTATCACAGACAAGATGTCACCAGCACTCCCTGCTGGATAGAAGTGCATCTACATGGCCCCCTCCAGTGGCTGGACAAAGTACTGACACAGATGGGTTCTCCCTTGAACCCAATCTCCTCCGTTTCCTAATGATGGGCCCTAAGTGGCCtgggagcatttttttttttttttttttttttttttttttttttacttgtgttttTTCCACCCTTTTTTCTTTAAGAAAAATTTGGTCTTAAAGGCTGAACTGTTTACACTACATGCTCTGGGTTTCCCACCCTAAAGCAGATGAGATGAACTGAGGTAATTTGCAAACCTGGAAGAAAAAATCACAGCGGTGACAGAAAAATGGACAAACTCCTGCAATTTGCCttttcaaaaatatttgtttctgcataatcttttaaaatgatgctTGTATGAGTGCGTGATTTCCTCTCTGAGTAGGTAATCTAGTAGCTGGAGAGATTTGAAAAtaacttttatttcatgtatCCCTATTACACCCTTCACCAGTCAAACCAACTACAATTTTTACTTCTATGAGATCTTTAGTCGGTATCTTGTCTAATCCCACTTATTTACAAGTAAGGCTTAGCAGCCATTATATGTTTACTATTAGATTCAGAATTCACTACAgatgttaccttttttttttttttttttttttttttttttttttaaatagtcccTGTTGCTCAGAGGCAAATGTCAATGTTACtgcttttaaataaagtctATCTGATCAAACTGTTGTGCTATTATTAAAGTATTACTTGTACTAGTAAACTGCAATTGATTTTGTTtcattgaaatatattttgggTGTGAGTTGTGAATGGGATCCACCAACTTGATTttcctttgtttatttatttatttacgatTAAGTGCTCATCAACTCTTAAGAACGTTTTCTCTAACCCGAACACGCAGTGAGGTGAGCTTTTTGGGAAAGGGCGCAGTGGGAGGGGAAGGTCGATGTCATCGTCGGTCGATACATGTTGGCTGcgaatctgattggctgagcgaGCAGCTTTGAAACGCGATTGGTCCACGTTCGGATACAAGCCTTGAGCAACTCGCAGGTATGTCAACGTTTATTTTGATCGCGTTAATTTTACGTGGTGCGCTTTTACAACTCTCTTAAACAATGTGACTATTTATCCGATTGATTCAGGTTTTTGCTGATTATGAACCATTTAATAAATGCTAAGTATGTCGCCCGCTTTGTATAGAGTTGCACCACCGCATTATTACTCAACAATTTTCAGTAAAAAGTTTAATTTCTACCATGCCATGATATTCCATTATAAGCCCGGGGAACAGTTTGttcaaatattaatataaactaGTGCTAATATTTTAAATCCTGTATGCCGCTCTATTAGTAGAGTCTGAAACTGCTGACCGGAAGTTGCGTTTCTCAAAAGTTTAAGGAAATATTTTGGCCGCGTAAAatgctttatattttatttctgcgTGTGCGACCCTAAGACGTAAATCTATTTGCGTGGCGATTCGCAAGTCGTAGCTTGCTCGACCAGTCTGGCGCGTTCCATAAAGCTCCGCGTCGGGAAGGCTGGGCCGCGGCCGGAAGTGAGGTGGCGGACCTGCTGAACAAGAGAAAGATAAACACGTATCCCGACGGCCGCGTCGTTCCGCTGGAACGCTTTCTCGTCAGAGCGCCCTTTTCCAGGCGAGGCCGTCTCCGCCGCGGTCCTCTACCCAGCGTACAGCCGCCTGCCTCGCAGAGCTCGAATGGGCTTGTATTCTCTGTAGGAGCAGATACAGGTGAGGCGCTTTTCATGCTGCCTTCATCGCATTGTCGCCTGTAATTATAGGGGATAATAATTTTGTAACAATTCTGGGTTTGTTTTCCACGTAATATGTCAATTATGGaagaaaacatacatacacacaaagtcaATCATATAAAATTAAACTGCATTGAATTATCACTGACTGCTGTTTAACGTGAgaccaaaaagaaaaactgtatGGGCATTTATAAAATTCCAAAATGTTTTCCCCTTACTTACTTCTAACCAACATATGAAAACCCTTCCAGCTCTTTCTTTCTGAGagtaaatgaagtgattgtcattgtgatgcactgcagcacagcacagcgtgacacaacgaagtgggtcctctatatttaacccatcacccttggtgagcagtgggcagccatgacaggcgccagtggagcagcgtgtggggacggtgctttacttggcggctcgggattcgaagcggcaaccaTCCGTCTATGGGTCTGCCCGGCCCCAACATTTTTGTTAGACAGTGGACGCCAAGTATCAGCAGGCAGATTTAGCatcaaaaattatttttatgtggacAGTTGGCCTGAttcgtgtcttttttttttgtgtgtgtgtttgtgtgtgtatgggtttcTTTTTAACTCCCCACGGTAGCAGCTTGCACAAGATGGTGCGAGCGGTCCTGGTGACGGCCACCAGCCTGGTCCTGACTGGGGCAGTGATCGCTCACGCCTACATCCTCAAGCACCAGTTCTACCCGACTGTGGTGTATCTGACCAAGAGCAGTCCCAGCATGGCAGTGAGTTCACGTTCATCCCTCCACACTGAGTTCCATCCCATATTGCTGATATGACGTTCCTTAATCCTCTCTGTTAGGTCTTGTACATCCAGGCGTTCGTCTTGGTGTTTCTGCTGGGAAAGTTCATGCGTAAGGTGTTCTTCGGACAGCTGAGGGCTGCTGAGATGGAGGTATGGAAGTTTGTGTCTGTTGCGATGCAGCATATTTCCATGTTTAACTTCATATTGTCCGCAGCACCTGATCGAGCGCTCTTGGTACGCTGTGACCGAGACATGTTTGGCCTTCACGGTGTTTCGAGACGACTTCTCCCCTCGTTTCGTAGCCctgttcactctgctgctgTTCCTGAAGTGCTTCCACTGGTTGGCGGAGGACCGGGTGGATTTTGTGAGTGTTTCCTCATCAGGGGAGGGGACGTGTTTCGCTCCGGGCAAAGATGTGTGGAATGCTGAgccgctttatttatttttatctgttttaaaGATGGAAAGGAGTCCAAACATCTCCTGGATCTTCCACTTTAGGGTGGTGTGTGagtatgaaattattattattcaattaattGAATAAGAAAAATTCTATACTTtttcaataaacaaaataaaaaagaacaagcttATCAGTCCATATAGATTTGGTCGCATATACTTAGTAGGTTTGTCACGATACTGACATTTCAAACTCAATACCAATACTAAGGATGATACTATTATACTATTTTATATCATTTTCGATACTACAGGGGGAGGAACAAAcacaggaattttttttaataaatcaagaATATTTTTAGATAAAAAGGTTGgacaccatatatatatatatatatatatatatatatatatatatatacacacacacacatacatacacacacacacgcacacattaaGAAATGAATACATTGataaatagatttaaaaaaataagaactcCTCTGTTCTCATGccacaaaagtaaaaaatgaagtTGTTTGAACAACTTTACTTCCCTCTCGAAACTCAGTGGTGGTGTTTTAAATGCTTTGCTTTTGACAGTGAGGAGCATGAAGCACTTTTTGCAGCACATCTTGAAAACGGGCGTGTTGGTTTTCACCGTTCATCTGGTTTATATCCGAAATACTCCCAGACAGGGCTCTTGCTTGGTTCGGCAGAATGAGCGCCGGAGCTGCTTTCACTTGCTGTCATGTTTAAAGTgtgtctctcatgtaaacaGATGCACATCTAGAATTTAAGTATTAAAACCAGAGCTAATTGATATCAATTACTACGTTTTAGTAATGATCAGTATCTGAGAATCTGTTCTTTTTGAGAACAATAAGACCTACAGTGAATTTTAAGGGACAGAACTGTTGAGCAAGACAGAAACTGTTGAGCGGaatgcaaatatttgcattGCACCTGTTGGTGGTGGTTTCCTTTGGGAGATGTTGGTGCATGTGTCATATTTTTAACCTGAACTAAGtagattcttttttttgatAGCTCTAATGGTGGTGCTCGGAGTCCTCGACTTCCTGTTTGTCAACCACGCCTGCCACAGCATCATGACCAGGGGAGCATCCGTGCAGCTGGTGTTTGGGTTTGAGGTATGTGCCCCGAAAAATAGTTTTGAGTCTTAACACCGTTTCTGGTGCTGACTATTTCTCtatgtatttctttttcttgcttgCAGTATGCTATTCTGATGACCATGGTCCTCACCACCTTCATCAAATACACCCTTCACAGTGTTGATCTTCAGAGTGAGAACCCATGGGACAATAAAGCCGTTTACATGCTCTACACTGAGCTCTTCACAGGTGTGAAATATTGCTCTCATGCCTTCATTTAAGGTGATCATGTCACAAGgatgctgcttttttttaatgggaacttttttttttattgcaggttTTATTAAGGTCCTTCTTTATATGGCCTTCATGACCATCATGATTAAAGTACACACCTTCCCTCTATTTGCTATCCGCCCCATGTATCTTGCTATGAGGTAAATGTACTTTTGGATTGGTTAATTGCTTATGAGTTCAGTGACACAGACACATTGCTTCATTACTGCACTGATTTAATATTTACTGTAATCTTACACGATTCAGTTCTCATCTCTTGAGCAACCTTGTTCGTGGAGAAGAAAAGGGTCTGCTTGGTTTGCACTAAGCAAGTTACTAGAACTGTGTTATCACCAGTCCTGAATGGAtactgggagaaaaaaaaaacaagtcgtGTTCGACCTTGAATGACCATAAATCAGAGATTACTTTAGTGAAGACCTCACAGCTCTGCGTtatagtaaaagtaaaataatttccaGCATGCAATATGGCTTATGGTAATTTATCTGCCTTTTTTAATCATCTTTAGTAGAGAAGCACATGAAGCAATGCATCCAACATTCATATTCCCTACCGTACAGGCCGGTGGGGGCGGAGTTATGGTCGTGGGTTGCTTCCTGGGTTCGGTATCATGTGGCAAAAACAATAATTCTGCTACTGACTGACCAAACGTTTCCATCAATCGATCTACTCAATGAAAAAGAATATTATGCTGAGGTTAAACGTGGTTCATCCAAATACTAGAGTGCACAAGTGTTTTTATGGCAGAACAGTGTGTACTGTGGCTACTCCGTTGAAATAAGGAGCAAAAACCATCTGCCTACTGACGTTTATACATGATGTTTTCACTCGGGTTTATTACGTTTTGTGTCATTTAGGACCAAGTTCCTCCCACTGCTACTTCTCTATGTTGCTTCACATGATGTCATCAGGGTTCAGATCCAGATTATCGGTTCTCCTTATTGTCATGAATACTTGCCCCGCACTGCACGCTGGATAAGGGGCTTTCTGACAGGCCAATGTTCCCTGTACTTGTCACTTATGTTCTGCCTTCCTTTGTGTTTACAGGCAGTTTAAAAAAGCCGTGACCGATGCCATCATGTCACGCCGCGCCATCCGCAATATGAATACCCTGTGAGTATCCGCTGtctttatgtatgtgtgtttatgggccgtggtggcctggcgggtaaggaagcagatctgTAACCTGTCCTGAACCGCAAAGGTgactctgaggtgccactgagcaaagcaccgtccccacacactgttacccgggcgcctgtcatggccgctaacagctcaccaagcgtgatgggtCAAATTGAGAGGGGACATTACTTCACAAAATCAACAGGCTTGCTTCTGCTTTGAACACTTGCTGCAGGTATCCAGATGCCACTCCTGAGGACCTGCAAGCCTCTGATAACGTTTGCATCATCTGCCGAGAGGAGATGGTCACTGGAGCCAAGAAGCTGCCGTGCAACCACATCTTCCATTCCAGGTTCCTCCAAGTCACCTAACCTGATAACAGTAGTTTGTAGACCAGGGTTATCGTCGAGTTAATGAGCATGCAAGAGGTTCTAATTAATATGCATTTGTTCTCTGCGGCCCAGTTGCCTGCGCTCGTGGTTTCAGCGACAGCAGACCTGTCCCACCTGTCGCATGGATGTTCTTAGAGCCTCGCAGCCTGGTCAGAGACAAGCTCCGCCTCCTGCTCAGGCCCCGCCTCCACCACCCCCTGCCAACGTGCCTCCTCCCCCACCTGGCAATGGTGAGCTTTGTTTAACCTGGGGATGGTTTAATAGATGTTGTTTGTGAGCATGTTGGCTGATGCAGCGTTTCTCAAACAATTTTATTATGCTCTGCATAAATGACTGCACCCAACCTAATATTCACCCCCATCCCCcctgtcattattattatttttattctacttttcAGCACTTTGGTTTGGGTGGCCAACTCATCACCATTATCTTTTGAAGTCCTCTGGTTTAATATATTAGACGTGCATCCTTTGTTTTCTTGATTTGGTTTATAGCCTCATTACTTGTCATAGATTGGCAGATGACCGAATGGTTTAGTGTGTATAGGATGCCCATGACGTGACGAATGTTTATGCAGATCAAAAACCCGACCGGACACAAtgtccaggtctcaaaaagaggacatgtctggGGATCAGAggacgtctggtcaccctactGAAACAagtggggatggggaggggCATGCAGTGACAGAAGCGCTGAAGGTCCGACCTGATTGGTGCAGGAGTGAGGCTCTGGTTTGAGAAACGCTGGGCTCATGGAATGTGAAATATTTACGTAAAGTAAGAAAGAACCTCTCGCTGGTTATCTGTGTAAATACTTCACATAGCGCCATGATTTATTAACCAGCCTCATGCGTTCCACTTCCTCGTTCTGGATTATATAAATGGTTGTGTCTTCTCACAGTGGCACCGGGGATGATGCCGCACTTCCCTCCAGGTCTCTTTCCTTTTTGGGGTCCCTTTCCTGGTGTGGCCCCTCCTCCTGGCACTCCGGCGGCTGCAGAGACGCCACAGGCCACGCTAGCGGGAAGTCCGGCTCAGGAAGCCGGTGAGCACTGCGTAGAGTCGGTGGG of the Denticeps clupeoides chromosome 18, fDenClu1.1, whole genome shotgun sequence genome contains:
- the syvn1 gene encoding E3 ubiquitin-protein ligase synoviolin, which codes for MVRAVLVTATSLVLTGAVIAHAYILKHQFYPTVVYLTKSSPSMAVLYIQAFVLVFLLGKFMRKVFFGQLRAAEMEHLIERSWYAVTETCLAFTVFRDDFSPRFVALFTLLLFLKCFHWLAEDRVDFMERSPNISWIFHFRVVSLMVVLGVLDFLFVNHACHSIMTRGASVQLVFGFEYAILMTMVLTTFIKYTLHSVDLQSENPWDNKAVYMLYTELFTGFIKVLLYMAFMTIMIKVHTFPLFAIRPMYLAMRQFKKAVTDAIMSRRAIRNMNTLYPDATPEDLQASDNVCIICREEMVTGAKKLPCNHIFHSSCLRSWFQRQQTCPTCRMDVLRASQPGQRQAPPPAQAPPPPPPANVPPPPPGNVAPGMMPHFPPGLFPFWGPFPGVAPPPGTPAAAETPQATLAGSPAQEAESSSGGGSSAQPSAETGPSVPAGTVPGFPFSFPPPPWLPMPPPPPFMSSMPPPPASLSSMSEAELRELEQEGRRGLEARLQCLHNIHTLLDAAMLNIHHYLTTVATLSMPRAEASAGEAGEAGASNGSKAKKETSSQDNAAQNAEPVLGAAGFSQPDSTTDREQELDGDGCDEDGEPNAAELRRRRLRKLETSPAPDH
- the smad5 gene encoding mothers against decapentaplegic homolog 5, whose protein sequence is MTSMSSLFSFTSPAVKRLLGWKQGDEEEKWAEKAVDALVKKLKKKKGAMEDLEKALSSPGQPSKCVTIPRSLDGRLQVSHRKGLPHVIYCRVWRWPDLQSHHELKPLEVCEFPFGSKQKEVCINPYHYKRVESPVLPPVLVPRHSEFNPQHSLLVQFRNLSHNEPHMPLNATFPESFQQQHGGGGGSGSFPISPSSPYPPSPTSSGTYPSSPASSGPSSPFQLPADTPPPAYMPPEEQIGQDGSQSMETGNSMVPQNMPRGDMQPVEYEEPVHWCSIVYYELNNRVGEAYHASSTSVLVDGFTDPSNNKNRFCLGLLSNVNRNSTIENTRRHIGKGVHLYYVGGEVYAECLSDTSIFVQSRNCNYHHGFHPTTVCKIPSGCSLKIFNNQEFAQLLAQSVNHGFEAVYELTKMCTIRMSFVKGWGAEYHRQDVTSTPCWIEVHLHGPLQWLDKVLTQMGSPLNPISSVS